The genomic DNA TGTATGCAGTATTTTGATATTTGAGATAATAAAAAAAAGAAAAGAAAAGATTTTTCATGAGTTATGAAAAATCGTATGAATCTAATCTTATGATTTATAAAATATCCAGAAATTATTATTATGGATGAACCTGGAGTAAATTTAGATTCATATTGGAGAAATAAAGTTGAAAATCTATTAATAGATTATTCAAAACAAGAAAAACTGTAATTATAAATGTTCAAAATATTGATGAGATTTCAGATATAATTGATAATTATATAATTTTAGAAACTAGAAAAAAATATTTGAAGGATCAAAAGCGAGCTTAGGTATTTACTCAAAATATAAAATTTTTATAAAAGATATTTTTAATGTTCAATCTTTTAGAAAATACTTATTGCAAGAAAATATATTATCATTTAAATTTAATCCCGATGAAAACTCCTTAGTAAATTGCAGCACAAACTTATCATCAAATTAACTATTTATTTTCATATTTAATTAAAAATAAATTACCGTTAGTAAATCTTATAAAACTATCAATAAATATGGAATTAATTCATAAAACTTTGATGAGTCAAAACAGAAAAAAATAATAAAATATTTAAAAAATAATAAAATATAAAATAAAAATTAATATAAATAATGGATATTTTTATTTTAGTCAATTTATATCTTAAAAAATTTAATAACGTAATAAATTTTTTGAAAATAAATGAATTTATTGTATAACATCAATTCATAAAATTAATTTTAAAAGTTAATTAAAAATCTAATAACTCTATTTTTTTATTATATTTGTTATAAAATTTAATTATATTAAAAAATGGGTGCGGGTGGGAATTTGAAAGAAGGGAAAATAAACAAATGAAAAAACTTTTAAACACTTTAGCTATCTTTGGTTTAGGATTAGCTTCTGTAAATCAAGTTACAGCATTTACAATAAAAAATGATGAAGATTCTTTAAAGGCAAATGATAAATTTTCATTAAAAACATCTACTTCAAATTTTGAAGTAGATAATAAAAATGAACTTTTACCAAATAAAAGTTATGATAGAAAAAAAGAAATGCAAGAAAACTTAATTGAATGACAAAAGTATAAAAGAGAAAATAATATTACAAATTTAAATATTGAAAAGCTAGAGGCCCAATTTGGAGCATTAGATAGTTCTGGCAATAATATTGATAAAAATTTTTATTGAAAACTATTAATTTCAGATAATGTAGAAGTTCAGAAATTAAACTTTTATGTTTATGATAAGTTAGACCAACAATACAAAGTAGATTTTATTGGTGATTTTAAGATAGATAATATTGAATATGAAAATATTTCACTTTCTGGATATGACAAAAATCAATACTTTACATCTTGACAAATTTTGAGTGATTTCTTTATTATTACTGAATATCAAATTTATGATTTACTAAAATTTAATCATAAAGAAATTATTACTTTGGACTTAGGTATAGGCGATTCTCAATCAGTATTTGTAAAAACATTAAATGAATATAAATATTACTTTAATTCAAATCCTAATGAAAAACAAAAGATAGTAAAACCATATTGATCTTTTTCAAATATTAAAACTAAAGAAGAATTCAATGTCAATGCAACAGATTATAAAAATGATGATAGAGTGTTTACCGAAGAGGCTTCTGAAACAATGGTATCAATTAGATTAATAGAGGATAGACCAGGTACTGAAACTAGCGTTGTAGGTTTAAATTGAGTTACAATAATGGAAAGTCCTGGGAATTTATCGGGAGCTACTATTATTAAAAAATATGAATCTGATACTATAAAAGGAGACTTTGAACTTTCCTTAAATGTAACAATAAAAAGATAAATTAATTTTTGTATTGTATATAAATAAATCTAATTTTAATGAAAAGTAATATAAGAGTACATATAATTAAAGGGATGGTGAGGTTAACCATCTTTTTTAAATAGGAGTATAATATTATAATTTAAAACTAATAATTTAGAGACTAAATTATAAAAATTAAATTAATAAAGTAAAATTTAATAGAGTTTAAAATTTTCTACATAATTTTAAAATTCTGAGTTATTATTATTTTTATATAAGAAATATTATTTAAATAAAAATAATTAGAAAAGGTAATTATGATTTTTGATAAGTTAACTAAAATATCACAAAATAATGATAATAAGAATGATACGCTAATTGCAAAAAAGTTAATAGAAATGTATATTAATCAGAATTTCTTATCTATAAAAGAATTTGCTGATTGTATTCATGTATCTGAAAGTTTGTTAACAGTGTTTTCTAAAAAACTTAAATTAAGGGGATATAGAGAATTAATCTCATTATTAAAATTTGAATTATTAGAACAAATAGCTCCAAATTTAGATTTTAATCAAGAAAATAAAGACCTAAATATTTTTTCTCAAATGAAGGAAAGTGTTTTTAAGATTTATAATAACATTAAAGATCGCAAAGTTTATATATTAAGTTCTAGTCAATTAAAGTATTATTCCAATTTAATTGTCGAGTTATTTAATTTAAATAATATTGATACTATTAACATAGTTAATGATTATTTATTTTATACATATCTTGAAAAAATTAATTCAGAGGACACAATATTACTTTTTTTTGCAGGTCAAGGTAATGAAATACTAATTAAAATTTATGAAAAGATTATAAAAACAAATGAAAATATATTTATATTTTGCTCAAGTTCACAGAAATATAAACTTAATACATATAAAAGTAGAGTTATTTTAGATTTAAAAGAATTTCCAAGTAATTATATTTATAGAAATATTTCAATGAGTTATATATTAGCATTTTTTTATGAAGCTATTAATTTACTTTAATTAATTTAATTTAAAAGAAAAAAGACTTAAGAGTCTTTTTTTAATTTTATTTTTAGAGATAATACTAATTGGAGGATAATATGGAAAAAATAAAATTTTATGCACCATGTGATGGAAAAATTTTCAAAATTGAAGATTTAAAAGATGGTGTTTTTAGTGAAAAAATGCTTGGAGATGGTATTTATATAGAACCAGAATCTAATATTTTTTATTCACCATTTGAAGAAGCAAATATCAATATGATTTTTGATACAAAACATGCGATGTTTATACAATGTAAAAATGGTCCAAATGTTTTAATTCATATAGGATTAGATACAGTGAATTTAAAAGGAAAGCCTTTTAAAATTTTTACAGATATTAATAAACAAGTTTCTTTAAAAGATAAACTTGTTGAAGTTAATTTTGATATGATAAAGAAAAATAAACTTTCTCTTGCTACTCCGATAGTTATTGAAGAGAATTTAGAAGAGAATTGAAAATTTGTTTTAAATGATGATGTAAAAAGTGTTAAAAAAGGTGATGAGATTGGTTATTTTTATTTAGATAATCAAAAAGATATCTTAAAAAATATAGATGCACTTATATCTATAAATAAATATGATAAAGTAGCAGAAGATATTTATGAATTTGTAGGAACTTCTGCAAATTATTCTAAATTTTATAACTGTATGACACGTTTTAGATTAATTATTAAAAATAAATCAAAAGTTGATTTAGAAAGTATAGAGAAACTAAGTTTAGTAAAAGGGACTCATTGAAATGGTGAAGAGCTTCAAATAATTATTGGTGGAGAGGTTCAAAAAGTATTTACAGCCTTTACTATACTAAATGATAATCTTTTGAAAGAGACAAATGCAGTTAAAGTAAAAAGACCTTTTAAAGAAAGAATTATGGCTGCTTTAGCAGGGGTTATGGTTCCTAATTTACCAATTTTTATTGGTGTGGGAATGTTAATGGCTGTTCAAAGTATTTTAATTCAAGCTGGAGTTTTAGTTAAACCTGGGCCAGCGGGTTCCTTAGAAGAAATTGATCACTTTAGTCAGTATTTTTACATTATTACGGATGTTGCTTTTAAATTTCTAGGATTATTTGTTGGTTACAATACAATTAGATATTTAGGTGGAAATTCTCAAATGGGGTTACTAATTTGTTTAGTAATTGCAAATCCATTTTTATTTCAAAATGCAACTCCTATTTGAACTTGATTCAAAATAGGAGATGTATCAATAGGGATTAAAGCATACGCAAATACAATATTGCCTTGTGTAGCTGCAATGATTGGATATTATTGATTAGATAAATGAATTAAAACTTGAATGCCATCAATGGTAGATATAATTTTTAGACATACACTTGCTTTTATTGTAATAGTAAGTGCAACATTCTTTTTTGTAGGACCAACATTAGGTCTTGTTGAATATGGAATTGGTTATCTTGTAAATCAAATTGGATTACTTCCCTTAGGAATTGGGGTTGCTATCTTTTCATTTGTTTGACAACCAGCAGTTGTCCTTGGGATTCACATTGCTATTGCAATGCCAATTTCTGTACAAGTTCAACAACAAATTCCACAATTATTAAGTCCAGGTTTAATGTATGGTGTTTATGGACAAGTAGGAGCTTTAATTGGCTTAATTATTAGAACCAAAGATGCTAAATTAAGAGCTATAGGAATTGCAAATATTCCAGCAGGATTAATAGGGGTTTCAGAACCTATATTATATGGAATAAACTTACCAAAACAAAAACCATTTATGGCTGGAAATATTGGAGCTGCTATTGGTGGAATGATCTCTGGTATTATTGGAGTTAAAATGCATGTTCCAGGAGGTTATGGAATATTTTCAATAACAGGTTATATTCCTGGTGGCTCTGTTAATGTAGCAATGTTTTCAATGTGTTTATTAATAACTCTTGCTTCAAGTGCTTTAGTAACATTATTGATTTATAAAGAAAGACCTGATGAATTAAAAGAAATTCAAAAGATAAATAAATTATTAGTTTATGCTTATTGTCAAAGAAATAATTTAACTAAAAAAGAAGCTTATGCTCAATTAGATGTCTTTTTATTAAGAACAAATAATTTCTTTTCAAAAGAAGAATTAAAAAATATCAAAGAACTAGAAAAAGAAATAATTATTTTAAATAAAAAAGAAGCTGTTTATGAAAAATATAGTGAGAAGTACGAACTACAAAAAAATAAATATCTTTTAAAATTAAAAAAATTACGTAAAACAGAAGATATTGAAAAAATAAAAAATCTATATAATACATTTGAAAATTTTGAAAAAAACAATAAGCAAGAGCAAATGCTAGAAGAAATTAACTTGTTTAAAGAAAATGTTAAAGAAAAATCAAAATGATTTAATAGTAAGCAAGATGAGTTTATGGATTTAGTGTCTCAAAATACTGAAAAATTTGCAAATGATGTAGAATTTTCAAATTTAGTTAAACTTAATAATCAATATTTTAATGCAATACATTCTTTAGATATAAATTATGGTTTGACTCAAATTAACAATGATTATTTAAGAAAAAAAGATATCAAAATAAAGGCGGTTAGTTAAATATGAAATTAAAGAAAAATAATTTTCCTAAGGATTTTCTATGAGGAGCTTCTATTTCAGCATTTCAATCTGAAGGAGCTTATAACGAAGATAATAAAGGGATGTCTGTTCAAGATATAAAAAAATATGGAGATGATGTTAGTGATTTTAAAGTTGCATCAGATTTTTATCATAAATATAAAGAAGATATTATTTTATTTAAAGAGATGGGCTTAAAATCTTTT from Spiroplasma endosymbiont of Cantharis nigra includes the following:
- a CDS encoding glucose PTS transporter subunit IIA, whose protein sequence is MEKIKFYAPCDGKIFKIEDLKDGVFSEKMLGDGIYIEPESNIFYSPFEEANINMIFDTKHAMFIQCKNGPNVLIHIGLDTVNLKGKPFKIFTDINKQVSLKDKLVEVNFDMIKKNKLSLATPIVIEENLEENWKFVLNDDVKSVKKGDEIGYFYLDNQKDILKNIDALISINKYDKVAEDIYEFVGTSANYSKFYNCMTRFRLIIKNKSKVDLESIEKLSLVKGTHWNGEELQIIIGGEVQKVFTAFTILNDNLLKETNAVKVKRPFKERIMAALAGVMVPNLPIFIGVGMLMAVQSILIQAGVLVKPGPAGSLEEIDHFSQYFYIITDVAFKFLGLFVGYNTIRYLGGNSQMGLLICLVIANPFLFQNATPIWTWFKIGDVSIGIKAYANTILPCVAAMIGYYWLDKWIKTWMPSMVDIIFRHTLAFIVIVSATFFFVGPTLGLVEYGIGYLVNQIGLLPLGIGVAIFSFVWQPAVVLGIHIAIAMPISVQVQQQIPQLLSPGLMYGVYGQVGALIGLIIRTKDAKLRAIGIANIPAGLIGVSEPILYGINLPKQKPFMAGNIGAAIGGMISGIIGVKMHVPGGYGIFSITGYIPGGSVNVAMFSMCLLITLASSALVTLLIYKERPDELKEIQKINKLLVYAYCQRNNLTKKEAYAQLDVFLLRTNNFFSKEELKNIKELEKEIIILNKKEAVYEKYSEKYELQKNKYLLKLKKLRKTEDIEKIKNLYNTFENFEKNNKQEQMLEEINLFKENVKEKSKWFNSKQDEFMDLVSQNTEKFANDVEFSNLVKLNNQYFNAIHSLDINYGLTQINNDYLRKKDIKIKAVS